Proteins from a genomic interval of Hornefia porci:
- the groL gene encoding chaperonin GroEL (60 kDa chaperone family; promotes refolding of misfolded polypeptides especially under stressful conditions; forms two stacked rings of heptamers to form a barrel-shaped 14mer; ends can be capped by GroES; misfolded proteins enter the barrel where they are refolded when GroES binds), translating into MAKEVFYGEDARRKLQAGVDKLADTVKITLGPKGRNVLINKSYGSPLITNDGVTIAREIELEDSVENMGAQLVKEVATKTNDVAGDGTTTATLLAQAIIREGFKNLAAGANPMVLKRGIQGAVDKAVEEIKKVSKPVETKESIAQVASVSAGDTEIGGLIAEAMEKVGKDGVITVEESKSLGTTLDVVEGMQFDRGYLSPYMVSDTEKMEAVLENPYILITDKKISNIQDLLPLLEQIVKMGRKLLVIAEDVEGEALATLVVNKLRGTIDVVAVKAPGFGDRRKAMLEDIAVLTGGTVISEEVGYDLKEATVDMLGQAGTVKVDKDNTTIVNGAGEKSAIDARVNSIKAQVEESDSDFDREKLQERLAKLSGGVAVIKVGAATETELKERKLRIEDALNATKAAVEEGIVSGGGVALCSTIPAVADYVEGLEGDEKTGGQIIVRALEEPVRQIAENAGFEGSVVVAEVKKQKAGYGFNAATEEYVDMIAAGIVDPAKVTRSAIQNAASASAMLLTTEAGIVDIKEDAPAAPAMPAGGGMGGMGGMM; encoded by the coding sequence ATGGCTAAAGAAGTATTTTACGGAGAAGACGCGAGAAGAAAACTGCAGGCCGGCGTAGACAAGCTTGCGGATACAGTTAAAATCACACTGGGCCCCAAGGGCAGAAACGTTCTGATTAACAAATCCTACGGATCGCCGCTGATCACCAACGACGGCGTTACCATCGCAAGAGAAATCGAGCTGGAGGATTCCGTGGAGAACATGGGAGCACAGCTGGTGAAGGAAGTCGCCACCAAGACGAATGATGTCGCAGGCGACGGAACGACCACAGCAACTCTGCTGGCGCAGGCGATTATCAGAGAGGGCTTCAAGAATCTGGCTGCCGGTGCGAACCCGATGGTTCTGAAGAGAGGAATCCAGGGCGCGGTAGACAAAGCGGTCGAGGAAATCAAGAAGGTGTCCAAGCCGGTAGAGACCAAGGAAAGCATCGCGCAGGTCGCATCCGTTTCCGCAGGCGATACCGAGATTGGCGGGCTGATTGCGGAGGCAATGGAAAAGGTCGGCAAGGACGGCGTCATCACAGTTGAAGAATCCAAATCACTGGGAACAACACTGGACGTTGTGGAAGGTATGCAGTTTGACAGAGGATATCTGTCTCCGTATATGGTAAGCGACACTGAAAAGATGGAAGCTGTTCTTGAGAACCCGTATATCCTGATTACGGACAAGAAGATTTCCAACATTCAGGATCTGCTGCCGCTGCTGGAGCAGATCGTCAAGATGGGCAGAAAGCTGCTGGTCATCGCGGAGGATGTTGAGGGCGAAGCTCTGGCGACTCTGGTGGTCAACAAGCTGCGCGGAACGATCGATGTTGTGGCAGTCAAGGCTCCGGGCTTCGGTGACAGGAGAAAGGCCATGCTGGAAGACATCGCTGTTCTCACCGGCGGTACGGTAATCAGCGAGGAGGTCGGCTACGATCTGAAGGAAGCCACAGTGGATATGCTGGGGCAGGCAGGAACCGTCAAGGTTGACAAAGACAACACCACAATCGTGAACGGCGCGGGCGAGAAATCCGCGATCGACGCGAGAGTGAACTCCATCAAGGCACAGGTTGAGGAATCTGATTCTGACTTTGACAGAGAGAAGCTGCAGGAGAGACTGGCGAAGCTCAGCGGCGGCGTAGCTGTCATCAAGGTCGGCGCAGCTACAGAAACCGAACTGAAGGAGAGAAAACTGAGAATTGAGGATGCTCTGAATGCGACAAAGGCCGCAGTTGAGGAGGGCATCGTCTCCGGCGGCGGCGTCGCTCTGTGCAGCACTATTCCGGCAGTCGCGGACTATGTTGAAGGACTGGAAGGCGACGAGAAGACCGGCGGACAGATTATTGTCAGAGCTCTGGAGGAGCCGGTCAGACAGATTGCCGAGAACGCCGGCTTCGAGGGAAGTGTCGTTGTGGCCGAGGTCAAGAAGCAGAAGGCAGGATATGGCTTCAACGCTGCGACAGAGGAATATGTGGACATGATCGCGGCAGGCATCGTCGATCCTGCCAAGGTTACGAGATCTGCAATTCAGAACGCTGCGTCCGCATCTGCGATGCTGCTGACGACAGAGGCAGGAATTGTGGACATCAAGGAAGACGCTCCTGCGGCTCCGGCAATGCCGGCCGGCGGCGGAATGGGCGGAATGGGCGGCATGATGTAA
- a CDS encoding co-chaperone GroES: MSFGIKPLGSRVVIKKLEAEEKTEGGIILTSSAQEKPQMAEVVAVGPGTKDEEMELKAGDKVVFSKYAGTDVKYEGEEYTIMSQGDILAVVE, from the coding sequence ATGAGTTTTGGCATCAAACCGCTGGGAAGCAGAGTCGTAATCAAGAAGCTCGAGGCTGAGGAAAAGACCGAGGGCGGCATCATCCTGACGAGTTCCGCGCAGGAAAAGCCGCAGATGGCTGAAGTCGTCGCGGTGGGCCCCGGAACCAAGGACGAGGAAATGGAACTGAAGGCCGGAGACAAGGTCGTCTTTTCCAAATATGCGGGAACTGACGTTAAGTATGAAGGCGAAGAGTACACGATTATGAGCCAGGGAGACATTCTGGCGGTCGTAGAGTAA
- a CDS encoding DNA-3-methyladenine glycosylase family protein, protein MNSYTIRNLKDFQLDHIFDCGQCFRWNKTGPGIYSGMAMGRRVTMEQRGDSLTVTPCTKEEFDTIWRPYLDLDRDYGRIKEILSEKDPVMARACEWGSGIRILRQDLWEVIVSFIISQNNNIPRIKGCIERLCRLAEAAPEGGENRRAPGQAGQRAPGQECLRASGQNAGPAGDQYADFPSARALAALEPEDLAPARLGYRARYVIETARQVAEQGLPQTAEQVLSLSGVGPKVANCILLFGMKRYDSFPIDVWVRRVMHELYGFREEDVKGMKAFATAEFGEFGGFAQQYLFYYMRSL, encoded by the coding sequence ATGAACAGTTATACAATCAGAAATCTGAAAGACTTTCAGCTTGACCACATCTTCGACTGTGGCCAGTGTTTTCGCTGGAACAAAACGGGGCCCGGCATTTATTCGGGCATGGCTATGGGCCGTCGCGTGACGATGGAGCAGCGGGGAGATTCCCTCACCGTCACTCCCTGTACAAAGGAAGAGTTTGACACAATCTGGCGGCCGTATCTGGATCTGGACCGGGACTACGGCCGGATTAAAGAAATTCTGTCCGAAAAAGACCCGGTGATGGCCAGGGCCTGTGAATGGGGCTCCGGCATCCGGATCCTCCGGCAGGATCTCTGGGAGGTTATCGTTTCCTTTATTATTTCGCAGAACAACAATATTCCGAGAATCAAGGGCTGTATTGAGCGTCTATGCCGGCTGGCCGAGGCAGCGCCGGAGGGCGGGGAGAACCGGCGGGCGCCCGGACAGGCGGGACAGCGGGCGCCCGGACAGGAATGTCTGCGAGCATCCGGGCAGAATGCCGGGCCGGCCGGGGACCAATATGCGGACTTTCCGAGTGCCCGGGCGCTGGCGGCGCTGGAGCCGGAGGACCTCGCGCCGGCGCGGCTGGGCTACCGCGCACGGTATGTCATCGAAACGGCAAGGCAGGTGGCGGAGCAGGGCCTGCCGCAGACGGCGGAGCAGGTTTTGTCCCTCAGCGGCGTAGGCCCGAAGGTGGCGAATTGTATTTTGCTGTTCGGAATGAAAAGGTATGACAGCTTCCCCATAGACGTCTGGGTGCGCCGGGTCATGCACGAGCTCTACGGCTTCCGTGAAGAGGATGTGAAGGGCATGAAAGCGTTTGCGACCGCAGAATTCGGGGAATTCGGAGGGTTTGCTCAGCAGTATCTGTTCTACTATATGAGGAGCCTGTGA
- a CDS encoding AIR synthase family protein produces MAELKIGKLDSDVLQRIVIDKIRYRRPEVKTRAGIGEDCAVIDYGEYECVVSTDPITADVKNIGRLAIHISCNDVASNGIEPLGITLAVMLPVGTTESDVQTIMTQAGTAAEEAGVEIIGGHTEVTPAVNQPVIVSTAFGRGIAGESASARNMRPGDMILMTKSAGLEGTGIIATERAEELTGVLTPQELRRAQGMIRDVSVVKDGVTAGRIGTSGMHDVTEGGILGAVWEMCHISGLGAEVELEAIHVDPVTEKIAAHYGIDPLRLISSGCMLIVAPPSKAYKIVTEYHKIDVNIKSAIIGKICGAEHGITQIDPQGQESEIAPPRADELYKVINR; encoded by the coding sequence ATGGCTGAACTGAAAATCGGCAAGCTGGACAGCGACGTTCTGCAGCGTATTGTAATCGATAAAATCAGATACCGTCGGCCGGAGGTGAAAACCCGGGCCGGAATCGGAGAGGACTGCGCCGTAATCGATTACGGGGAATATGAATGCGTGGTGTCCACCGATCCGATTACCGCGGACGTAAAGAACATCGGGCGCCTGGCGATTCACATCTCCTGCAACGACGTGGCCAGCAACGGGATTGAACCCCTCGGAATCACTCTGGCGGTGATGCTGCCGGTGGGAACGACGGAAAGCGATGTGCAGACCATCATGACGCAGGCCGGAACCGCGGCAGAAGAAGCCGGCGTTGAAATCATCGGCGGTCACACAGAGGTTACCCCCGCAGTGAATCAGCCTGTAATCGTCTCTACCGCTTTCGGCCGGGGAATCGCGGGAGAATCGGCCAGCGCCCGGAATATGCGGCCGGGAGATATGATTCTGATGACAAAAAGCGCGGGACTGGAAGGAACCGGAATCATCGCCACGGAAAGAGCGGAGGAACTGACCGGCGTTCTGACGCCGCAGGAGCTGCGGAGGGCACAGGGCATGATCCGGGACGTCAGCGTGGTGAAAGACGGCGTTACGGCCGGCCGCATCGGCACGTCGGGTATGCATGATGTGACGGAAGGCGGGATCCTGGGAGCTGTCTGGGAGATGTGCCATATTTCCGGGCTGGGCGCCGAGGTAGAGCTGGAGGCCATCCATGTGGATCCGGTGACAGAGAAAATCGCCGCCCATTACGGAATCGACCCGCTGCGGCTGATTTCCAGCGGATGCATGCTGATCGTCGCACCCCCGTCGAAGGCGTATAAGATTGTGACGGAATACCATAAAATCGATGTGAACATCAAGTCTGCCATCATCGGAAAAATCTGCGGCGCGGAGCACGGCATCACCCAGATCGATCCGCAGGGACAGGAATCGGAGATTGCCCCTCCCCGCGCCGATGAGCTTTACAAGGTCATAAACCGCTGA